The following are from one region of the Candidatus Binatia bacterium genome:
- a CDS encoding MOSC domain-containing protein, giving the protein MNDATLEQIFRYPIKSMMGESLESAQITDKGLVGDRAWAVRDEERGGIRGGKKIPALMTLAATTAEPAPTIIAPDGDSAGAGDDGIHEWLSGKLDHPVTLWPILPADQLDHYRRGAPDSDDFEAELRAVFGRLPDEPLPDLAPFMEVLEFESPPGTYFDAFPLMLMSRQSLDTMSRRNPDAKFDIRRFRPNLLIDVPGEDHPFPEQQWVGKTIQIGDVVLEIPSTCPRCSMVTHPLADLPKDPGIMRALVQQAEGNLGVYAKVRTSGKVSSGDRVGVL; this is encoded by the coding sequence ATGAACGACGCAACGCTTGAGCAGATATTCCGCTACCCGATCAAGTCCATGATGGGCGAGTCACTGGAGTCCGCCCAAATCACCGACAAGGGTCTTGTGGGGGATCGGGCCTGGGCGGTGCGCGACGAAGAGCGCGGCGGCATTCGCGGCGGGAAGAAAATCCCCGCCCTGATGACGCTGGCGGCAACCACCGCAGAACCCGCGCCGACGATCATCGCCCCTGACGGTGACTCGGCAGGCGCGGGGGATGACGGCATCCACGAATGGCTTTCCGGGAAACTCGACCACCCGGTAACCCTCTGGCCGATTCTTCCCGCAGACCAGCTCGACCACTACCGGCGCGGGGCGCCCGATAGCGATGATTTCGAAGCCGAGCTCCGTGCGGTCTTCGGGCGGCTACCCGACGAGCCCCTGCCGGATCTGGCACCATTCATGGAAGTCCTCGAGTTTGAATCCCCGCCCGGAACCTATTTCGATGCCTTTCCCCTGATGCTGATGAGTCGGCAATCGCTGGACACCATGAGCCGCCGCAACCCCGATGCGAAGTTCGACATCCGGCGGTTTCGGCCCAACCTGCTGATCGATGTCCCCGGCGAGGACCATCCTTTTCCCGAGCAGCAATGGGTTGGTAAAACCATCCAGATCGGCGACGTCGTACTCGAGATCCCCAGCACCTGCCCGCGTTGCTCGATGGTCACCCATCCGCTCGCGGACCTGCCCAAGGACCCCGGGATCATGCGCGCTTTGGTGCAGCAGGCCGAGGGGAATCTGGGCGTCTATGCGAAGGTCCGGACATCGGGAAAGGTCTCCTCCGGAGATCGGGTAGGCGTGCTGTAG